In Musa acuminata AAA Group cultivar baxijiao chromosome BXJ3-9, Cavendish_Baxijiao_AAA, whole genome shotgun sequence, a single genomic region encodes these proteins:
- the LOC135649239 gene encoding NAC domain-containing protein 53-like: protein MPRRSMNAGNAASSDQLPPEAASSLAPGFRFHPTDEELVSYYLKRKVCGRPLRIDAVAEVDLYRCEPWDLPGRSRIRSRDLEWYFFSPLDRKYSNRSRTNRATPQGYWKTTGKDRPVCRGPRVVGMKKTLVYHAGRAPRGTRTNWVMHEYRLKDEELTQAGISQNAFVVCRIFQKSGAGPQNGAQYGAPFLEEEWEVEADDAVVLMPDGGEDDEVNEAAEQEYLHFGDFVKNVDLENQHVNASNLVADLDEDYGGLTEDATILLDETVDDTSFTNMVECIDEPGQQISQTPTDDMEKETLMEEHTHNHSPPNEKDEYVELNDLTDSANVTFPLSEESSYPIRTFHAQNMYGIDGNSNLQKMLDIEEFFDTMSQNSDPLESYQMTSAQDNFYVQPNDLSPGPGGCPSSQQLQENMVFCDAPSDNLAFEHEKDQFTHSPVDDTSGFEMIDDLLAYFDATNDKLYYDTIGFPGCSECTSSSDKSNFAGEVCDGNCSTSKAPAQVPDTHIVGGASSSASSVACSKTEGNHEDVTVKPDAHMKDGNDKTISKCLVNMLGSIPAPPAFAAEYPAGAAKSMAQTSALHPASSIHLTTGFVHICDPTVSGSVGHWSLQKNGHASFILSYRMADNVSRKTSDFVPSSKNQVDAVSVVLRGGLYVLFLLPLFLTISYKVGITICGRSWFNNNAWHYL, encoded by the exons ATGCCCCGCCGATCTATGAACGCCGGCAACGCCGCCTCCTCTGACCAGCTGCCCCCCGAGGCCGCGTCGAGTCTCGCTCCCGGCTTCCGCTTCCACCCCACTGACGAGGAGCTCGTCAGCTACTACCTAAAGCGGAAGGTCTGCGGGCGCCCGCTCCGCATCGATGCTGTCGCCGAGGTGGACCTCTACAGGTGCGAGCCCTGGGACCTCCCCGGCCGCTCCCGGATCCGCAGCCGCGACCtggagtggtacttcttcagcccCCTTGACCGTAAATACTCCAACCGATCGCGGACCAACCGCGCCACCCCGCAGGGGTACTGGAAGACCACCGGCAAGGACCGCCCCGTCTGCCGTGGTCCCCGCGTCGTCGGCATGAAGAAAACGCTCGTTTACCATGCTGGCCGGGCGCCACGCGGCACCAGGACGAACTGGGTGATGCACGAGTACCGCCTCAAGGATGAGGAGTTGACCCAGGCCGGCATTTCGCAG AATGCGTTCGTGGTATGCAGGATCTTTCAGAAGAGCGGTGCCGGACCCCAGAATGGAGCTCAGTACGGAGCACCGTTTCTTGAGGAAGAGTGGGAAGTGGAGGCGGATGATGCGGTAGTTTTAATGCCAGATGGTGGAGAAGATGATGAGGTTAATGAGGCCGCAGAACAGGAGTATTTGCACTTCGGTGATTTCGTAAAG AATGTGGACTTGGAGAATCAACATGTGAATGCTTCCAACCTTGTGGCAGATCTTGATGAGGACTATGGTGGCCTTACAGAAGATGCCACCATTTTACTGGACGAGACAGTCGATGACACTAGCTTCACCAACATGGTTGAGTGTATTGATGAACCTGGACAGCAGATTAGCCAAACTCCCACTGATGACATGGAAAAGGAAACTCTCATGGAAGAACACACTCATAATCATAGTCCCCCAAATGAAAAGGATGAATATGTGGAGTTGAATGACCTTACAGATTCTGCAAATGTGACATTCCCACTAAGTGAAGAATCTAGTTATCCCATAAGAACTTTCCATGCTCAGAATATGTATGGGATAGATGGAAATAGCAACTTGCAGAAAATGCTTGACATTGAGGAGTTCTTTGACACCATGAGCCAGAATTCTGACCCCTTGGAATCATACCAGATGACCTCGGCACAGGATAATTTCTATGTCCAACCAAATGATTTGAGTCCTGGTCCTGGTGGTTGCCCTTCGAGCCAACAGCTTCAAGAAAACATGGTATTCTGTGATGCACCTAGTGATAATCTAGCATTCGAGCATGAAAAGGATCAATTTACACACTCACCTGTCGATGACACGTCTGGTTTTGAGATGATTGATGACTTATTGGCATATTTTGATGCCACTAATGATAAGTTATACTATGACACTATAGGTTTTCCAGGATGCTCAGAATGTACTAGTTCATCTGACAAGTCCAACTTTGCTGGAGAG GTTTGTGATGGCAATTGCTCAACAAGCAAGGCACCAGCACAGGTGCCAGATACACATATTGTAGGTGGAGCATCATCCTCAGCTTCATCTGTTGCTTGTAGTAAGACGGAGGGCAACCATGAGGATGTAACTGTTAAACCAG ATGCTCACATGAAGGATGGAAATGACAAAACCATTTCAAAATGTCTGGTGAACATGCTGGGCTCGATCCCTGCACCCCCTGCATTTGCTGCTGAGTATCCTGCTGGCGCTGCAAAATCAATGGCACAGACGTCCGCACTCCACCCGGCCAGCTCAATCCATCTCACAACTGGGTTTGTTCACATCTGTGATCCCACGGTATCAGGAAGTGTGGGACACTGGTCATTGCAGAAGAACGGGCATGCGAGCTTTATCCTTTCCTACAGGATGGCAGACAATGTATCTAGAAAAACTTCAGACTTTGTGCCTTCTTCTAAGAATCAGGTTGATGCAGTATCAGTGGTGCTTCGAGGTGGCTTATATGTTCTCTTCCTTCTACCACTGTTTCTTACAATCAGCTATAAAGTGGGGATCACTATATGTGGCAG GAGCTGGTTCAATAACAACGCTTGGCATTACTTGTAG
- the LOC103998500 gene encoding superoxide dismutase [Cu-Zn], chloroplastic: MQATLAAAMPAQTLLFSASSAALPHLAPPASSARPLLRSALLGQPFRCLPFSFPKVASSASPAAARPLVVVAVIKKAVAVLKGNSDVEGVVTLVQEDNGPTTVNVRVTGLTPGLHGFHLHEYGDTTNGCISTGAHFNPNKMTHGAPEDEVRHAGDLGNIVANSEGVAEATKVDSQIPLSGLNSVVGRALVVHELEDDLGKGGHELSLTTGNAGGRLACGVVGLTPAE; this comes from the exons ATGCAAGCCACACTCGCCGCAGCGATGCCCGCCCAAACCCTCCTCTTCTCCGCCTCCTCCGCCGCCCTTCCCCACCTTGCCCCGCCGGCTTCCTCTGCTCGCCCCCTCCTTCGCTCCGCCCTCCTCGGCCAGCCCTTCCGCtgccttcccttctcctttcccaAGGTCGCCTCCTCTGCCTCTCCCGCCGCCGCCAGGCCCCTCGTCGTCGTTGCCGTCATCAAGAAGGCCGTGGCCGTCCTCAAGGGGAACTCTGACGTCGAGGGCGTCGTCACCCTCGTCCAAGAAGACaatg GTCCTACAACAGTTAATGTTCGTGTCACTGGACTCACACCTGGACTTCATGGTTTTCATCTA CATGAGTATGGCGACACAACAAATGGCTGCATTTCAACAG GGGCTCACTTCAACCCTAACAAAATGACACATGGTGCTCCTGAAGATGAAGTCCGTCATGCGGGTGATCTGGGAAACATAGTTGCCAACTCTGAAG GTGTAGCTGAGGCAACAAAGGTGGACAGTCAG ATACCTTTGTCTGGGCTGAATTCAGTTGTTGGCAGGGCCTTAGTGGTTCATGAACTTGAGGATGATCTGGGAAAAG GTGGTCATGAACTTAGCCTTACCACTGGAAATGCTGGAGGAAGATTGGCATGTG GTGTTGTTGGTTTGACTCCAGCCGAGTAA